One window of Desulfarculus baarsii DSM 2075 genomic DNA carries:
- the sat gene encoding sulfate adenylyltransferase, with amino-acid sequence MIKPLGGGELKPLYVMDDAKRAALVKEAEGLPSVVVSSAAAGNAVMLGGGYFTPLTGYMNVADTMGVAENLRMTNGQFWPTPVVNMLSDVSAIKGAKRIALKDPNVAGNPVIAIQDVEAIEEFTDEQMKTITQKVYRTQDMEHPGVAAFNSVGKFVVSGPIQVLNYSYFRTEFPETFRTAYEIRKEMEDLGWSKVVAFQTRNPMHRAHEELCRMAYEQLGADGVLIHMLLGKLKKGDIPADVRDACIRKMVELYFPPNTVLVTGYGFDMLYAGPREAVLHAAFRQNTGCTHLIVGRDHAGVGDYYGGFDAQTIFDDEVPAGALDIEIYRADHTAYSKVLGKVIMMKDAPEGHKKEDFVLLSGTKVREMLGRGEAPPPEFSRPEVAKILMDYYMAQDAKK; translated from the coding sequence TTGATTAAGCCCCTTGGTGGCGGCGAGCTCAAGCCCCTGTACGTAATGGATGACGCCAAACGCGCCGCGCTGGTCAAAGAGGCCGAGGGCCTGCCCTCGGTGGTGGTCAGCTCCGCCGCGGCCGGTAACGCCGTCATGCTGGGCGGCGGCTACTTCACCCCGCTCACCGGCTACATGAACGTGGCCGACACCATGGGCGTGGCCGAGAATCTGCGCATGACCAACGGCCAGTTCTGGCCGACCCCGGTCGTCAACATGCTCAGCGACGTTTCGGCTATCAAGGGCGCCAAACGCATCGCCCTCAAAGACCCCAACGTGGCCGGTAACCCCGTCATCGCCATCCAGGATGTCGAGGCCATCGAAGAGTTCACCGACGAGCAGATGAAGACCATCACCCAGAAGGTCTACCGCACCCAGGATATGGAACATCCCGGCGTGGCGGCGTTCAACAGCGTGGGCAAGTTCGTGGTCAGCGGCCCGATCCAGGTGCTCAACTACTCCTACTTCCGCACCGAGTTCCCCGAGACCTTCCGCACCGCCTACGAAATTCGCAAGGAAATGGAAGACCTGGGCTGGTCCAAGGTCGTGGCCTTCCAGACCCGCAACCCCATGCACCGCGCTCACGAAGAGCTCTGCCGCATGGCCTACGAGCAGCTGGGCGCCGACGGCGTGCTGATCCACATGCTGCTGGGCAAGCTGAAAAAGGGCGACATCCCCGCCGACGTGCGCGACGCCTGCATCCGCAAGATGGTCGAGCTCTACTTCCCGCCCAACACCGTGCTGGTCACCGGCTACGGCTTCGACATGCTCTACGCCGGCCCGCGTGAGGCCGTCCTGCATGCCGCCTTCCGCCAGAACACCGGCTGCACCCACTTGATCGTCGGCCGCGACCACGCCGGCGTGGGCGACTACTACGGCGGCTTCGACGCCCAGACCATCTTCGACGACGAAGTGCCCGCCGGCGCCCTCGACATCGAGATCTACCGCGCCGACCACACCGCCTACAGCAAGGTGCTGGGCAAAGTCATCATGATGAAGGACGCCCCCGAGGGCCACAAGAAAGAGGACTTCGTCCTGCTTTCGGGCACCAAGGTCCGCGAGATGCTGGGCCGCGGCGAGGCTCCGCCGCCCGAGTTCTCCCGCCCCGAAGTGGCCAAGATCCTCATGGACTACTACATGGCCCAAGACGCCAAGAAGTAG
- a CDS encoding phenylacetate--CoA ligase family protein, protein MMFWNQEIETLERGKLEQLQLQRLNKTLLQAANAPFYKDKLTDSAGRPVQLKSLEELAGLPFTEKKDLRAGFPYGHLATPRRDVVRVHVSSGTTGVPTAVYHTQSDLDNWTDLVARCLYMAGMRADDIFQNMIGYGLFTGGLGLHYGAERLGAMVIPSGVGNTSRQLSLIRQFAVSAVHVIPSYALKLLDSLREMKLDPRDLGLRLLIVGAEPYTEEARQRIEHSYGAFACNSYGLSEVNGPGVAFECPHKNGMHLWEDNYILEVINPETLEPVADGQQGELVLTTLCRQAMPLIRYRTRDLCTVLPGPCACGRTHRRISRIAGRTDDMFIIKGVNVYPMQVEATLMGFKEVGNDYVIVLTNDGPVDYMTVRVEIAERYRTMDSETMAKLSQRLGRALRDELLVSTRVELLPPESIPAVVGKAVRVDDRRKH, encoded by the coding sequence ATGATGTTCTGGAATCAAGAGATCGAAACCCTCGAGCGCGGCAAGCTGGAGCAGCTCCAGCTCCAACGCCTGAACAAAACCCTGCTCCAGGCGGCCAACGCGCCGTTTTACAAAGATAAGCTGACCGATTCGGCCGGCCGGCCAGTTCAGCTCAAGTCCCTGGAAGAGCTTGCCGGCCTGCCCTTCACCGAGAAAAAAGACCTGCGCGCCGGCTTTCCCTACGGCCACCTGGCCACGCCCCGGCGCGATGTCGTGCGCGTCCACGTCAGCAGTGGCACCACCGGCGTGCCCACCGCCGTCTATCACACCCAGAGCGACTTGGACAACTGGACCGACCTGGTCGCCCGCTGCCTCTACATGGCCGGCATGCGCGCCGACGACATCTTCCAGAACATGATCGGCTACGGCCTGTTCACCGGCGGCCTGGGCCTGCACTACGGCGCCGAGCGCCTGGGGGCCATGGTCATCCCCTCGGGCGTGGGCAACACCAGCCGCCAGCTCAGCCTGATCCGCCAGTTCGCCGTCAGCGCCGTGCACGTGATCCCCTCCTACGCGCTGAAGCTTTTGGATTCGCTGCGCGAGATGAAGCTGGACCCCCGCGATCTGGGCCTGCGCCTGCTGATCGTCGGGGCCGAGCCTTACACCGAGGAGGCCCGCCAGCGCATCGAACATTCCTACGGCGCTTTCGCCTGTAACAGCTATGGCCTCTCCGAGGTCAACGGCCCCGGCGTGGCCTTCGAGTGCCCCCACAAAAACGGCATGCACCTGTGGGAGGACAACTACATCCTCGAGGTGATCAACCCCGAGACCCTCGAGCCCGTGGCCGACGGCCAACAGGGCGAGCTGGTCCTGACCACCCTTTGCCGCCAGGCCATGCCCCTGATCCGCTACCGCACCCGCGACCTCTGCACGGTGCTGCCCGGCCCCTGCGCCTGCGGCCGCACCCACCGCCGCATCAGCCGCATCGCCGGCCGCACCGACGACATGTTCATCATCAAGGGCGTCAACGTCTACCCCATGCAGGTCGAGGCCACCTTGATGGGCTTCAAGGAAGTGGGCAACGACTACGTCATCGTCCTGACCAACGACGGCCCGGTGGACTACATGACCGTGCGCGTGGAGATCGCCGAGCGCTATCGCACCATGGACAGCGAGACCATGGCCAAGCTCTCCCAACGCCTGGGCCGGGCCCTGCGCGACGAGCTTTTGGTCAGCACCAGGGTCGAGCTGCTGCCGCCCGAGAGCATCCCCGCCGTGGTCGGCAAGGCCGTGCGCGTCGACGACCGCCGCAAACACTAG